The genomic window AAATTATTACAATACCACCAAAGGAGAAATTACGCCAAGCATAATTCTTCCGCTTGTGGTATTAGATTGTCCCAAATCTGTTTTAGCATAATCGCTGTAATTATAGAATCGCTGCACATAAGTAGCAAAAAACTTTAAATTGAAGTTTTTGATGGGATAAAATTCCACAGTCGGAATAATACCATATGCAGTACGAATTCGGTTCGAGCTTATAGAAGGATCGGGAATATCTTTCCACGAAGCCTTACTTGTCATTCCGATAATCGTAAGTTTCCATTGTTCATTTAGAGAATATACAGTTCTAAGCCAATGTTCTACATAATACACATTTTCTGCAGCGTGATCTAAAACAGTATCTGGAATAATAGTACTCACAACTCCAGTTCGATCTAAATCTTCGCTACTCCATTTGAAATCATATTGAAAAAGCCATTTTTTGCTTCGAAACTGATTTCCTAATGCTGTATAATACATATTTACCGGTCTTCCATTTTTTGTGGCTTCCTGAAAAATACTGAAACTGTAAATGGTTTTAAATTTTCCGTCTAAAAAACTTCCATTCCAGTTTCCAACATAAGCGGCAGGAAATTTGGCTTCTTCAACATCTGGTACATTTTGATATAGTTCAGAAAAAGTTTTGGTTCTGGAGTTTAAAATCTGTCCAGAAAAAACATGATTCGCATTTAGTTTCCAGTTCACCTGAACTCCAGTTAAAAAGTTGTCTGAATTATCCACAATATCATTGTACTGATAGATATCAATTGGGTTCATATCAAACTCGTAACCACCCCAGTTTGCTGTCATTTTTCCAATTGCAATGCTTGTTCTTTCAGATATTTTATATCCAATAAAAGCCAAGTCAGTAGAACTGCTGATGTTATCGGTAGATTGCGG from Flavobacterium sp. KACC 22763 includes these protein-coding regions:
- a CDS encoding porin, giving the protein MRVLTFIILSVFLSAGAYAQQEKQTDTILNHKTPLIKATKVDLLNNVDLIFNTQVGFNTYFDDGNYTGSKFEVNQFRLEVKGKVYKDKVFFRFRDRYTKETEPQSTDNISSSTDLAFIGYKISERTSIAIGKMTANWGGYEFDMNPIDIYQYNDIVDNSDNFLTGVQVNWKLNANHVFSGQILNSRTKTFSELYQNVPDVEEAKFPAAYVGNWNGSFLDGKFKTIYSFSIFQEATKNGRPVNMYYTALGNQFRSKKWLFQYDFKWSSEDLDRTGVVSTIIPDTVLDHAAENVYYVEHWLRTVYSLNEQWKLTIIGMTSKASWKDIPDPSISSNRIRTAYGIIPTVEFYPIKNFNLKFFATYVQRFYNYSDYAKTDLGQSNTTSGRIMLGVISPLVVL